The Limnochorda sp. LNt genome includes a region encoding these proteins:
- a CDS encoding SDR family oxidoreductase, whose protein sequence is MDLGLQGRVAVVAAASEGLGYAAARALAAEGARLAICSRRADAIERAARSIGEATGAEVLAVTADVSRAQDVARLVEAVDRRYGQVDVLVTNAGGPRVGTFFELSDADWQAAFDLLVMSVVRMVRGFVPLMRKTGRGGSILALTSYSLKEPISGLMLSNTMRAALAGLLKTLSQELGGEGIRVNVIVQGRFDTERVRELDRIRAQREGITPEQVVRRYADQIALRRYGHPDELARVIAFLASDAASYVTGAALTIDGGLVKGLL, encoded by the coding sequence ATGGATCTGGGACTGCAGGGTCGGGTGGCCGTGGTGGCAGCCGCCTCCGAGGGCCTGGGCTACGCCGCGGCGCGGGCGCTGGCGGCCGAGGGGGCGAGGCTGGCCATCTGCTCGCGGCGCGCCGACGCCATCGAGCGGGCGGCCCGCTCGATCGGGGAGGCCACCGGCGCCGAGGTGCTCGCCGTCACGGCGGACGTGAGTCGGGCCCAGGACGTGGCCCGCCTGGTGGAGGCCGTCGATCGCCGGTACGGCCAGGTCGACGTGCTGGTGACCAATGCGGGCGGGCCCCGTGTCGGGACCTTCTTCGAGTTGAGCGACGCCGACTGGCAGGCCGCCTTCGACCTGCTGGTGATGAGCGTGGTCCGCATGGTGCGGGGCTTCGTGCCCCTCATGCGCAAGACGGGGAGGGGCGGCTCCATCCTGGCGCTGACCTCCTACAGCCTCAAGGAGCCCATCTCGGGCCTCATGCTGAGCAACACCATGCGCGCGGCGCTGGCGGGGCTGCTCAAGACGCTGTCCCAGGAGCTCGGCGGGGAGGGCATCCGGGTCAACGTCATCGTCCAGGGCCGCTTCGACACGGAGCGGGTGCGGGAGTTGGACCGGATACGGGCGCAGCGGGAGGGCATCACGCCCGAGCAGGTGGTGCGCCGCTACGCCGACCAGATCGCCCTGCGCCGGTACGGGCATCCCGACGAGCTGGCGAGGGTCATCGCCTTCCTGGCCTCGGACGCGGCCAGCTACGTCACGGGCGCGGCGCTGACCATCGACGGCGGACTGGTCAAGGGCCTGCTCTGA
- a CDS encoding cytochrome c, with protein sequence MNYPFWAIPRLGGSLTVGIVAILHVFVAMFAVGGGLYLVLAERWARREGRQEVLAYVEAHSRFFLLLTAVFGALTGVGIWFTIGLVSPPTTSVLIRTFVWAWAIEWVFFIAEIAAVLLYVASWHRVDARTHMLYGWAYAVSAFMSLVIINGIISFMLTPGRWLETGDFWHGFFNPSYWPSLVGRSAAAAALAGLWGLATATRIASQPDRDRVVRFASWWLVPGALLLPLTTIWYLQVVPVGARMLVLGGAAPVSLMFAGSVVISAIVFAVGVLGPLRSPRTATGALAAVLLAAGLIATGGTEWVREGIRKPYTIYGYLYSNGVYVWQQPGLAARGVLASARFADPARTASVSVSGEQAHAQAADLAAGQELFRLQCSICHSLGGYNDVQPLVKGWSEAYLDFQLAHLDTLKPYMPPFMGSPEERRALARWLASLHPPEAPSAAGRPPLPGEPIS encoded by the coding sequence GTGAACTACCCCTTTTGGGCCATCCCTCGCCTGGGAGGCTCGCTCACCGTCGGCATCGTCGCCATCTTGCACGTCTTCGTGGCCATGTTCGCGGTGGGCGGCGGGCTTTACCTGGTGCTGGCGGAGCGGTGGGCTCGCCGCGAGGGCCGGCAAGAGGTGCTGGCGTACGTCGAGGCTCACTCCCGGTTCTTCCTGCTGCTCACCGCCGTCTTCGGCGCCCTGACGGGGGTGGGCATCTGGTTCACCATCGGCCTGGTCAGTCCGCCCACCACATCCGTGCTCATCCGCACCTTCGTCTGGGCGTGGGCCATCGAGTGGGTCTTCTTCATCGCGGAGATCGCGGCGGTGCTGCTCTACGTCGCCTCGTGGCACCGGGTGGACGCCCGGACCCACATGCTTTACGGCTGGGCGTACGCCGTCAGCGCCTTCATGTCGCTGGTCATCATCAACGGCATCATCAGCTTCATGTTGACCCCGGGGCGCTGGCTCGAGACGGGCGACTTCTGGCACGGCTTCTTCAACCCCAGCTACTGGCCGAGCCTGGTGGGCCGGAGCGCCGCGGCCGCCGCCCTGGCCGGCTTGTGGGGGCTGGCGACGGCCACCCGCATCGCCTCCCAGCCGGACCGAGACCGGGTGGTGCGGTTCGCCTCGTGGTGGCTGGTGCCCGGCGCGCTGCTGCTGCCGCTGACGACCATCTGGTACCTGCAGGTGGTGCCGGTCGGGGCCCGGATGCTGGTGCTGGGCGGAGCGGCGCCGGTCTCCCTCATGTTCGCCGGCAGCGTGGTCATCTCCGCCATCGTCTTCGCCGTCGGTGTGCTGGGGCCGTTGCGGTCCCCTCGGACGGCCACAGGCGCCCTGGCGGCCGTGCTGCTGGCAGCGGGGCTCATCGCGACGGGCGGCACCGAGTGGGTGCGGGAGGGCATCCGCAAGCCCTACACCATCTACGGCTACCTCTACTCCAACGGCGTCTACGTCTGGCAGCAACCCGGACTCGCCGCCCGAGGGGTGCTGGCCTCCGCCCGCTTCGCCGACCCGGCCCGGACGGCGTCCGTCTCGGTGTCGGGCGAGCAGGCCCACGCGCAGGCGGCGGACCTTGCCGCCGGCCAGGAGCTCTTCCGCTTGCAGTGCTCCATCTGCCACTCGCTGGGCGGCTACAACGACGTGCAGCCCCTGGTCAAGGGCTGGAGCGAGGCCTACCTCGACTTCCAGCTCGCCCACCTCGACACGCTCAAGCCCTACATGCCGCCCTTCATGGGCTCTCCCGAGGAGCGGCGCGCCCTGGCCCGGTGGCTGGCCTCCCTCCACCCGCCCGAGGCGCCGTCGGCCGCGGGCCGACCGCCGCTGCCCGGCGAGCCCATCTCATGA
- a CDS encoding S9 family peptidase — protein MSVTGRERAEATTGRYAFEQFFAVRRHQPGALAFSPDGRHVYVSTDISGQFNLWRIPVEGGWPDQLTLFEDRTVRMAAAHPQSDRIVFLADRDGNEFWQLFELDVRGGWPRQLTSREDVRYEMGAGAFSPDGRRIAYAGNQRTPTEVDVFVRELPDGEPRLVLSTGEYLVPVAWAPDGRRLTVVAFHANTDQDVYVLDLTDGSHRNVTPHEGEAVHFPERWLPDGSGFLVVSNRDREFSGLAIVRPDRPGVLEWIYTPEWDVENVELAPDGQVALVSVNEGGISRLRLVEVPSGRVVTEPPVPEGVLASVRFSPDGSHAALLLATPRRAAELYTLRLADGRVTRITSSMLGGIPEEALAAPELVTFPTFDGRQIPAWLYRPRGASPGAPAPVALSIHGGPEAQERPAYHPLYQYLLHRGIGILAPNIRGSTGYGISYQRLIHRDWGGGELRDIEAAARYLQSLPWVDRRRLAIFGGSFGGFATLSAVTRLPQYWAAAVDIVGPSNLVTFVRSVPPTWQRFMKRWVGDPDEDREMLLERSPITYVDQVRAPLLVIQGQNDPRVVKAESDQMVERLRALGRPVDYVVFEDEGHGFTRRANLQRAYRLTADFLERHLLPGR, from the coding sequence GTGAGCGTGACCGGGCGAGAGCGGGCTGAGGCCACCACGGGTCGGTACGCGTTCGAGCAGTTCTTCGCCGTGCGGCGCCATCAGCCGGGCGCCCTGGCCTTCAGCCCCGACGGTCGGCACGTCTACGTCTCGACCGACATCTCGGGGCAGTTCAACCTCTGGCGCATCCCGGTGGAGGGCGGCTGGCCGGATCAGCTGACCCTCTTCGAGGACCGGACGGTGCGCATGGCCGCGGCGCACCCCCAAAGCGACCGGATCGTCTTCCTGGCCGATCGCGACGGCAACGAGTTCTGGCAACTCTTCGAGCTCGACGTGCGGGGCGGCTGGCCGCGGCAGTTGACGTCCCGGGAAGACGTCCGCTACGAGATGGGTGCCGGGGCCTTCTCACCCGATGGGCGGCGCATCGCGTACGCCGGCAACCAGCGCACGCCCACCGAGGTGGACGTCTTCGTCCGCGAGCTCCCCGACGGGGAGCCTCGCCTGGTCCTCTCCACCGGCGAGTACCTGGTGCCCGTCGCGTGGGCCCCCGATGGCCGCCGCCTGACGGTGGTCGCCTTCCACGCCAACACCGACCAGGACGTCTACGTGCTGGATCTGACGGATGGCTCGCACCGCAACGTGACGCCCCACGAGGGAGAGGCCGTCCACTTCCCCGAACGGTGGCTGCCCGACGGCAGCGGGTTTTTGGTGGTGAGCAACCGCGATCGGGAGTTCTCGGGACTGGCCATCGTCCGGCCCGACCGCCCGGGCGTCCTCGAGTGGATCTACACGCCCGAGTGGGACGTCGAAAACGTGGAGCTGGCTCCCGACGGGCAGGTGGCGCTGGTCTCGGTCAACGAGGGCGGCATCAGTCGCCTGCGTCTCGTCGAGGTGCCCTCGGGCCGGGTGGTGACCGAGCCTCCGGTGCCGGAAGGCGTGCTGGCCTCCGTCCGCTTCTCGCCGGACGGGAGCCACGCGGCGCTGCTCCTGGCCACCCCCCGCCGGGCGGCCGAGCTCTACACGCTGCGGCTCGCCGACGGCCGGGTCACCCGGATCACCTCCAGCATGCTGGGGGGCATCCCCGAGGAGGCCCTGGCGGCCCCGGAGCTGGTGACGTTCCCCACCTTCGACGGTCGGCAGATCCCGGCGTGGCTCTATCGCCCACGGGGGGCCTCGCCGGGCGCCCCGGCGCCGGTCGCCCTCTCCATCCACGGGGGGCCCGAGGCGCAGGAGCGGCCCGCCTATCATCCTCTCTACCAGTACCTGCTCCACCGGGGCATCGGCATCCTGGCGCCCAACATCCGCGGCTCCACCGGGTACGGGATCAGCTACCAGCGCCTCATCCACCGGGACTGGGGCGGCGGCGAGCTGCGGGACATCGAGGCCGCGGCTCGCTACCTGCAGAGCCTGCCGTGGGTCGACCGCCGCCGCCTGGCCATCTTCGGCGGGAGCTTCGGCGGGTTCGCCACGCTGTCCGCCGTGACCCGCCTGCCGCAGTACTGGGCGGCAGCCGTCGATATCGTCGGCCCCAGCAACCTGGTCACCTTCGTCAGGAGCGTGCCCCCGACGTGGCAGCGATTCATGAAGCGCTGGGTGGGGGACCCCGACGAGGACCGCGAGATGCTGCTGGAGCGCTCCCCTATCACGTACGTCGACCAGGTGCGGGCGCCCCTGCTGGTCATTCAGGGCCAAAACGACCCGCGTGTGGTCAAGGCCGAGTCGGACCAGATGGTCGAGCGCCTGAGGGCCCTGGGCCGTCCCGTCGATTACGTGGTCTTCGAGGACGAGGGGCACGGCTTCACCCGACGAGCCAACCTCCAGCGGGCGTATCGCCTCACGGCGGACTTTCTGGAGCGGCATCTGTTGCCGGGCCGCTGA
- a CDS encoding CBS and ACT domain-containing protein: MRVRDKMTLNPITVEPSTPVAEALRLMEGRKIRRLPVLQEGQVVGIVTLLDLMRVSASPATTLSVYELRYLLDKLTVQEAMTRRVITVTPDSPIEQAALLMREHKIGGLPVVEEGRLVGIITETDIFDAFVDLLGVRKPGSRLEIDCADRPGVLARIASVIASYGLNIHSVVTTPAPPGQAHLVCRVQGDDVASLAAELQRAVEECRVHWEAPSSAA; encoded by the coding sequence ATGCGTGTGCGTGACAAGATGACCCTCAATCCCATCACGGTGGAGCCCAGCACCCCGGTGGCCGAGGCGCTGCGTCTCATGGAGGGGCGCAAGATTCGCCGGCTGCCGGTGCTGCAGGAGGGGCAGGTGGTGGGCATCGTGACGCTGCTGGACCTGATGAGGGTCTCGGCATCGCCCGCCACCACGCTCAGCGTCTACGAGCTGCGGTACCTCCTCGACAAGCTGACGGTCCAGGAGGCCATGACCCGGCGGGTCATCACGGTGACGCCCGACTCACCCATCGAGCAGGCCGCCCTCTTGATGCGGGAGCACAAGATCGGCGGACTGCCCGTCGTCGAGGAGGGCCGGCTCGTCGGCATCATCACCGAGACCGACATCTTCGACGCCTTCGTCGACCTGTTGGGTGTGCGCAAGCCGGGCTCACGCCTGGAGATCGACTGCGCCGACCGGCCAGGGGTGCTGGCGCGGATCGCCTCGGTCATCGCCAGCTACGGCCTCAACATCCACAGCGTCGTCACCACGCCGGCTCCCCCGGGCCAGGCCCACCTGGTCTGCCGGGTGCAGGGCGACGACGTGGCCAGCCTCGCGGCGGAGCTGCAACGCGCCGTCGAGGAGTGCCGGGTCCACTGGGAGGCGCCTTCGTCCGCTGCGTGA
- a CDS encoding ABC transporter ATP-binding protein encodes MLRLSGITKTFREGGAVDGRPALDGVSLVLRAGEFVTVVGSNGAGKSTLLNVVAGTVMPDAGQVHVDGQDVTGWPEHRRAAFIGRVFQDPRAGTAGSLTIEENMVLAMTRGIRRGLAPALTRARRAAITEALATLGMGLEHRLETPVSHLSGGQRQALTVLMATVRAPKLLLLDEHTAALDPRAAETVLELTRQVVARQGLTTLMVTHNLRHALTVGDRTLLMHEGRIVLDLAGEARRGMDVADLMEAFRRACGESALDDRLVLSAAP; translated from the coding sequence ATGCTGCGGCTGAGCGGGATCACCAAGACCTTCAGGGAGGGCGGCGCGGTCGATGGCCGCCCGGCCCTCGACGGGGTCTCGCTGGTGTTGCGTGCCGGCGAGTTCGTCACGGTGGTGGGCAGCAACGGCGCCGGCAAGTCGACGCTGCTCAACGTGGTGGCCGGGACCGTCATGCCCGACGCCGGTCAGGTCCACGTCGACGGCCAGGACGTGACGGGCTGGCCGGAGCACCGACGGGCGGCCTTCATCGGGCGGGTCTTCCAGGATCCCCGAGCCGGCACCGCCGGGTCGCTGACCATCGAGGAGAACATGGTGCTGGCCATGACCCGAGGCATCCGGCGCGGCCTGGCCCCGGCGCTCACCCGCGCGCGGCGAGCGGCCATCACGGAGGCGCTCGCGACCCTCGGCATGGGGCTGGAGCACCGGCTGGAGACGCCCGTCTCGCATCTCTCGGGCGGCCAGCGTCAAGCCCTGACGGTCTTGATGGCCACGGTGCGCGCCCCCAAGCTCCTGCTGCTGGACGAGCACACCGCCGCCCTGGACCCTCGGGCGGCGGAGACGGTGCTCGAGCTGACCCGGCAGGTGGTGGCCCGGCAGGGGCTGACCACCCTCATGGTGACCCACAACCTGCGCCACGCCCTCACCGTCGGAGACCGGACCCTGCTCATGCACGAGGGTCGCATCGTGCTGGACCTGGCGGGGGAGGCCCGGCGGGGCATGGACGTGGCGGATCTGATGGAAGCCTTCCGTCGGGCGTGCGGGGAATCGGCCCTCGACGACCGCCTGGTACTCAGCGCCGCGCCCTGA
- a CDS encoding peroxiredoxin, which yields MAVAVGPGDQMPEVAGPTQAGTRLSTRQFLGKWLVLYFYPKDNTPGCTREAKAFDAILEALRARDAEVVGVSVDSAASHRHFADACGLRFPLISDHDRSISRRLDVLNERGTSARRTTFLIDPEGRVAHVFDSVKVDGHAEEVLRTLDRLREARGQAVRKE from the coding sequence GTGGCCGTAGCGGTCGGGCCCGGCGACCAGATGCCCGAGGTGGCGGGTCCCACCCAGGCCGGCACGCGTCTGTCGACGCGGCAGTTCCTGGGCAAGTGGCTGGTCCTCTACTTCTACCCCAAGGACAACACCCCCGGTTGCACCCGGGAGGCCAAGGCCTTCGACGCCATCCTGGAGGCGCTGCGGGCGCGCGACGCCGAGGTGGTCGGGGTCAGCGTCGACAGCGCGGCATCCCATCGTCACTTCGCCGATGCGTGCGGGCTGCGCTTCCCGCTCATCTCCGACCACGATCGCAGCATCTCGCGGCGGCTCGACGTCCTCAACGAGCGCGGCACCAGCGCCCGGCGCACCACTTTCCTCATCGACCCCGAGGGGCGAGTGGCCCACGTCTTCGACTCCGTCAAAGTGGACGGGCATGCCGAGGAGGTGCTCCGCACCCTGGACCGCCTGCGCGAGGCCCGGGGCCAGGCCGTCAGGAAGGAATAG
- a CDS encoding YciI family protein: MEHVVALLWIVDPEANRRLRPAHLEYIGRLHREGKVVMAGPFGDGSGGMVVYRVDSVDEARRLVLDDPVVSGGARRFSLLPWTPLELSQL; encoded by the coding sequence ATGGAGCACGTGGTCGCACTGTTGTGGATCGTCGACCCCGAGGCCAACCGGCGGCTGCGACCCGCCCACCTGGAGTACATCGGACGCTTGCACCGGGAGGGCAAGGTCGTGATGGCCGGGCCCTTCGGCGATGGCAGCGGGGGGATGGTCGTCTACCGGGTCGACTCCGTGGACGAGGCAAGGCGGCTCGTGCTCGACGATCCGGTGGTCAGCGGGGGAGCCCGGCGGTTCAGCCTGCTCCCGTGGACGCCGCTGGAGCTCTCCCAGCTGTAG
- a CDS encoding DEAD/DEAH box helicase, which yields MQRLGWPAIRSGHDVVLSAPTGSGKTLAAFLVTLDELLRTPREDCPRVHTVYVSPLRALSHDIHRTLQQPLTEMAALARDRGQPWPGIEVGVRTADTPARQRRAMARRPPHVLVTTPESFFLLLLSPATRPTLLRARRVIVDEVHALAPSKRGVLLALSLELRDHLAGDRAQRVGLSATIEPPEAAALWLGGARAEGVRVLEAGGRKPLALEVSVPGLGLPEEEGSVWPSVARRLLELIEAHRTTLVFVNNRRLAERLTHLVNDLAGRRLVLTHHGSMARPARLYVEEALKSGEIKAVVATSTLELGIDVGAVDLVVQVQAPKQVAQGLQRLGRSGHAVTGTRRGILLATHPADLLEASAAARAMAAGDIEPTRPLSGGLDVLVQFVVGAAAVQEWDEDALLRLVRRTAAFSDLSREMFREVLALAAGELPDGRWRPRVRWDRQRGRIRSAEGALTVLYAGAGTIPDRGLYPVYLQGTDVKLGELDEEFTYESRRGDVFWLGMGTWRIEAIKPDRVVVSPAPHEGPALLPFWRGDAPGRSTHLGRWVGETLERMSERLEACPSDDGAISELRGWLREHACLDEPAADALARLLVRQWRACGTLPTDRRVVVETFPDELGDRRIVLHSPWGRAVHRAWAVAIEGYLRARGLTPDTVAADDGLMVRLPAEADVDPDELCRLGGQDPTALVQAWLPTSHLVAQRFREAATRALLIPRSHRARRQPLWLQRLRAADLLDQATRTGAAGVLLQEAIREAATEDLDVATMARLVRGLQRGEIEGRVVERRVPSPLAAAMLAAFTQSYLYRPDAPKAQARPTLLMGAPEELLRQAAAAGTLEHLVDARALQEVAERHRFPAWLGARPPDGIERLEDWLRFAGDIRDRELEEALGSEAPWQAWMEALVRQGRALRRGALWVHALLAPALEALESEELQQRVDALAALLSHRLPSRPGPWRVEEVAERYDVPLPVARGALGVLEARGLVLRATLRAGEAPVYVAVAGLLEARRRTLQRARAEAAPLPISRYQAFVLRRHGVVRSRERPETDTGTQLLTRRLSTLAGVRARWSDWVAMLAARLGRDPRPDLARAIASGQIGWAVVATAGEDQREPRVTLFPRAQASATYLAGPAVSEPQLSAEARAVLALLQRGGSWFGWEVASQAGLDLEAAARALLELVRAGLAGAESLELLEAAARAPRRDVPVAVGSPPGAYRRPARAVRRAARRALSRRVVAKPDVGLVRFYLAGHDPGAPAQRAEAWAEALLARYGIVSRSVAAAEGIPVPWSHVAQALETMEAQGRIQRVYAVEGLDGEQFAREADAEALRSGADDAGGPPARGWATASVDPAVTVGWAGHPPAWWPAGPPTGLVAGVGPQPILLLRPASGGLWHDPGACPEALGQALEAAVRVAGMAFPGRRLIVRTVQGIPVPHDRGRLAWIRAAGFAEGPRTLERWV from the coding sequence GTGCAGCGGCTCGGGTGGCCTGCCATCCGGTCGGGGCATGACGTGGTGCTGTCGGCCCCGACCGGGTCCGGCAAGACGCTGGCGGCCTTCCTGGTGACGCTCGACGAGCTGCTGCGCACGCCGCGAGAGGACTGCCCGCGCGTCCACACCGTCTACGTCTCGCCCCTGCGGGCCCTGAGCCACGACATCCACCGCACGCTGCAACAGCCCCTGACCGAGATGGCCGCCCTCGCCCGTGACCGGGGCCAGCCGTGGCCCGGCATCGAGGTCGGGGTGCGCACCGCTGACACCCCTGCCCGGCAGCGCCGGGCCATGGCGCGCCGCCCCCCGCATGTCCTGGTCACGACCCCGGAGTCCTTCTTCTTGTTGCTCCTGTCGCCGGCGACGCGCCCCACCCTGCTTCGGGCGCGCCGGGTCATCGTCGACGAGGTGCACGCGCTGGCCCCGAGCAAGCGAGGCGTGCTCCTGGCGCTCAGCCTGGAGCTGAGGGACCACCTGGCGGGCGACCGGGCCCAGCGCGTGGGGCTGTCGGCCACCATCGAGCCGCCGGAGGCCGCCGCTCTCTGGCTCGGCGGTGCCCGCGCAGAAGGGGTGCGGGTGCTCGAGGCAGGCGGCCGCAAGCCCCTGGCCCTCGAGGTGAGCGTGCCCGGCCTCGGACTGCCGGAGGAGGAGGGGTCGGTCTGGCCGTCGGTAGCGCGGCGGCTCCTGGAGCTCATCGAGGCCCACCGCACCACCCTGGTCTTCGTCAACAACCGCCGCCTGGCGGAGCGCCTCACGCACCTCGTCAACGATCTGGCCGGACGTCGCCTCGTCCTCACCCACCACGGCAGCATGGCGCGGCCCGCCCGCCTCTACGTGGAGGAAGCGCTCAAGTCCGGTGAGATCAAGGCCGTGGTGGCCACCTCCACCCTCGAGCTGGGCATCGACGTGGGAGCCGTCGATCTGGTCGTCCAGGTCCAGGCGCCCAAGCAGGTGGCCCAGGGACTGCAGCGGCTGGGTCGCTCCGGCCATGCCGTCACGGGCACCCGTCGGGGCATCCTGCTGGCCACGCACCCCGCCGACCTGCTGGAGGCCTCGGCCGCCGCCCGTGCCATGGCCGCCGGCGACATCGAGCCCACCCGGCCGCTGTCGGGCGGGCTCGATGTGCTGGTGCAGTTCGTGGTCGGGGCCGCCGCGGTCCAGGAGTGGGACGAGGATGCCCTGCTCCGACTGGTCCGCCGGACGGCCGCATTCTCGGACCTTTCCCGGGAAATGTTTCGAGAGGTCCTGGCCCTGGCAGCCGGCGAGCTCCCCGACGGGCGTTGGCGGCCCCGTGTGCGTTGGGATCGCCAGCGCGGGCGCATCCGTAGCGCCGAGGGAGCCCTGACGGTGCTCTACGCGGGCGCCGGCACCATCCCGGACCGGGGGCTGTATCCCGTCTACCTGCAGGGTACCGACGTCAAACTCGGCGAGCTGGACGAGGAGTTCACCTACGAGAGCCGCCGGGGCGACGTCTTCTGGCTCGGCATGGGCACGTGGCGCATCGAGGCCATCAAGCCCGACCGGGTCGTGGTCAGCCCCGCCCCTCACGAGGGACCCGCCCTGCTGCCGTTTTGGCGGGGGGACGCGCCGGGCCGCTCCACTCACCTCGGGCGCTGGGTCGGGGAGACGCTGGAGCGGATGAGCGAGCGCCTGGAGGCCTGCCCCTCCGACGATGGAGCGATCTCGGAGCTGCGGGGGTGGCTGCGCGAGCACGCCTGCCTGGATGAGCCGGCTGCCGACGCTCTGGCCCGCCTGCTGGTCCGCCAGTGGAGAGCATGCGGCACGCTCCCCACGGACCGCCGGGTCGTGGTCGAGACCTTTCCCGACGAGTTGGGCGACCGGCGCATCGTCCTGCACAGCCCCTGGGGCCGGGCCGTCCACCGGGCCTGGGCCGTGGCCATCGAAGGATACCTCCGGGCCCGGGGGCTGACCCCCGATACGGTCGCGGCCGATGACGGGTTGATGGTGCGACTCCCCGCGGAGGCGGACGTGGACCCCGACGAGCTCTGCCGCCTCGGAGGCCAGGACCCCACGGCGCTCGTGCAGGCGTGGCTGCCCACGAGCCACCTGGTGGCCCAGCGGTTTCGGGAGGCGGCGACCCGGGCCCTGCTCATCCCGCGCAGCCACCGGGCGCGCCGCCAACCCTTGTGGCTGCAGCGCCTCAGGGCCGCCGATCTGCTGGACCAGGCGACGCGGACAGGGGCCGCGGGCGTCTTGCTGCAGGAGGCCATCCGCGAGGCGGCCACGGAGGACCTCGACGTGGCGACCATGGCGCGGCTCGTGCGGGGCCTGCAGCGGGGCGAGATCGAGGGGCGGGTGGTGGAGCGCCGCGTCCCGTCTCCTCTCGCGGCGGCCATGCTGGCCGCGTTCACGCAATCCTACCTCTACAGGCCCGACGCGCCCAAGGCTCAGGCCCGCCCGACGCTGCTGATGGGCGCGCCCGAGGAGCTGCTCCGGCAGGCGGCTGCCGCCGGGACCCTGGAGCACCTGGTGGACGCCCGGGCCCTGCAGGAGGTGGCCGAGCGCCATCGGTTCCCGGCGTGGCTGGGCGCTCGGCCCCCCGACGGGATCGAGCGGCTGGAGGACTGGCTGCGCTTCGCCGGCGACATCCGCGACCGCGAGCTGGAGGAGGCCCTCGGCTCGGAGGCTCCGTGGCAGGCCTGGATGGAGGCGCTCGTGCGGCAGGGACGCGCGCTGCGCCGGGGTGCCTTGTGGGTCCATGCCCTGCTGGCCCCTGCCCTCGAGGCCCTGGAGTCGGAGGAGCTGCAGCAGCGGGTGGATGCCCTCGCCGCCCTCCTCTCTCACCGGTTGCCATCGCGGCCGGGCCCCTGGCGCGTGGAGGAGGTGGCCGAGCGCTACGACGTCCCGCTCCCGGTGGCGCGAGGCGCCCTGGGGGTGCTGGAGGCTCGAGGTCTCGTGTTGCGGGCCACCCTCCGGGCCGGCGAGGCGCCCGTCTACGTGGCGGTGGCGGGCTTGCTTGAGGCCCGCAGGCGCACGCTCCAACGGGCCCGCGCCGAGGCCGCCCCTCTCCCCATCTCCCGCTACCAGGCGTTCGTCCTGCGACGTCACGGCGTGGTGCGTTCGCGTGAGCGCCCCGAGACCGACACGGGGACGCAGCTCCTCACCCGGCGACTCTCCACTCTGGCGGGCGTGCGGGCCCGGTGGTCGGACTGGGTGGCCATGCTGGCGGCCCGCCTCGGTCGAGACCCGCGCCCCGATCTGGCCCGGGCCATCGCTTCGGGCCAGATCGGATGGGCCGTCGTGGCGACCGCCGGGGAGGACCAGCGGGAGCCCCGGGTGACCCTCTTCCCTCGGGCTCAGGCGTCCGCCACGTACCTGGCCGGCCCTGCCGTCTCCGAGCCCCAGCTCTCCGCCGAGGCCCGCGCCGTCCTGGCGCTCCTGCAGCGAGGAGGCAGCTGGTTCGGGTGGGAGGTCGCCAGCCAGGCCGGGCTCGACCTGGAAGCCGCCGCCCGAGCTCTCCTGGAGCTGGTACGCGCCGGCCTCGCGGGAGCCGAGTCCTTGGAGCTGCTCGAAGCCGCCGCTCGGGCCCCCAGGCGTGACGTGCCGGTTGCCGTCGGCTCGCCACCGGGGGCGTACCGCCGCCCCGCCCGGGCGGTGCGGCGTGCGGCACGCCGTGCCCTCTCCCGTCGCGTCGTGGCCAAGCCCGACGTCGGCCTGGTGCGCTTCTACCTCGCCGGTCACGACCCTGGCGCCCCGGCCCAGCGGGCCGAGGCCTGGGCCGAGGCCCTGCTGGCGCGGTACGGGATCGTCAGCCGGAGCGTGGCGGCAGCCGAGGGGATCCCGGTGCCCTGGTCCCACGTCGCCCAGGCGCTGGAGACCATGGAGGCGCAAGGTCGGATCCAGCGCGTCTACGCGGTGGAGGGCCTCGATGGCGAGCAGTTCGCCCGCGAAGCCGACGCCGAGGCTTTGCGCTCGGGGGCGGACGACGCCGGCGGCCCGCCGGCCCGCGGGTGGGCCACCGCGAGCGTGGACCCCGCGGTGACGGTCGGCTGGGCCGGGCATCCCCCTGCGTGGTGGCCGGCGGGGCCTCCCACGGGCCTGGTCGCCGGGGTCGGCCCCCAGCCCATCCTGCTTTTGCGTCCGGCCTCGGGCGGGCTGTGGCACGACCCTGGCGCGTGCCCCGAGGCGCTGGGCCAGGCTCTGGAGGCGGCGGTGCGCGTGGCGGGGATGGCCTTTCCCGGGCGTCGGCTCATCGTTCGCACCGTCCAGGGGATCCCCGTCCCCCACGACCGCGGGCGCCTGGCGTGGATACGGGCGGCCGGGTTCGCCGAGGGCCCCCGGACCCTCGAACGTTGGGTCTAG